The following DNA comes from Dermacentor andersoni chromosome 2, qqDerAnde1_hic_scaffold, whole genome shotgun sequence.
CAGTCGTTCTGCCATTCGGTTAACCAGCTGCTCTAGTGGTTTCTTTGAGTGCCTTACCAACTTCTTGAGGTGATGCATGAAATTTTCTGCTGGAAATGCACTGAAGCTGTCGAGAGGCCCGTATCTCAAGACATCATCAGCCAGATGAACCAATGAATGAACATTATAGGAAAGAGTGTGCTTTCCATAATGGGACTGGaatgatgaaacaaaacaaaCGAGAAGCTCCTTTGCATAGCTGCAGTACTCGCGACAGAGAGAAGGGCTCGAAAGTATGGTGATTGCTGTGTGAAGAATCAGAAAGTGATTGTACAGATTTTTCGACAAAATACCTCTCAGAACACACGGACCTAAATACAAAAGGAAGCAGCGAAGCTCAGTTGCTTTCCAACGATCAATCTCTCTGAGAGATCGTGGCCTCCTGGCGAACTCCTCACAATGTGTCCGTGCTAGCGCCAACAGCCATTTTGACATCCTTTCAATAGATGTTGAAGGCAAACGATGTGGCAATGGGCCTCTCAACCAAAGAAGTATCAACTTTTTAGTGACCCCAATACATACTAGGTGCATGTAGTCTAAGGGAAACTGTGAAACAAGGCCAATTGGTAGTGCTGAAAGTGGCGTTTCAGAAACATGGTGTTCTTCCTGCACTCTTTGATCAAAGTCAGCATCTGTTCGCAATGGCGCCTGCGTTTCTGGAAAAACAACCCTTCCTTCTGCATATTCACCTTTTTGTTTGCACTTTCCACAGCCATAGTAGCCAGAATGTAACTTTGTGCCTA
Coding sequences within:
- the LOC140216204 gene encoding uncharacterized protein, with protein sequence MFANSTNLSLVSQNIALFFYIDGLPLSKSSLSQFWPILASTSDIPGSGVFLVGCYHGNQKPSSLADFLGPLVKDLLHLLDNGLQVHGKPVTISVKGFICDAPARAFILGTKLHSGYYGCGKCKQKGEYAEGRVVFPETQAPLRTDADFDQRVQEEHHVSETPLSALPIGLVSQFPLDYMHLVCIGVTKKLILLWLRGPLPHRLPSTSIERMSKWLLALARTHCEEFARRPRSLREIDRWKATELRCFLLYLGPCVLRGILSKNLYNHFLILHTAITILSSPSLCREYCSYAKELLVCFVSSFQSHYGKHTLSYNVHSLVHLADDVLRYGPLDSFSAFPAENFMHHLKKLVRHSKKPLEQLVNRMAERLSSGTLFVIKQLSLEGVECSQIHSSGPLAECCIGPQYFYFTIDLMKLNSFAEPPYN